The following coding sequences are from one Chanos chanos chromosome 12, fChaCha1.1, whole genome shotgun sequence window:
- the kdm1b gene encoding lysine-specific histone demethylase 1B: MLSDADYGGPSSASRQRAKKRVASAVDSATDSVRSSRQASVRVKRSSSTPTGQGNTKRKTTDTEEEDDQSEKKYRKCEKAGCPATYPVCFASASERCAKNGYTSRWYHLSCGEHFCNECFDHYYRSHKDGYEKYSSWKRVWTGNGKSEPSLKAFMADQQLPYWVQCTKPDCGKWRQLTKEIQLTAALATTYRCGMKFNNVKSEGPDQCSLPEDMRVAGVMESWWHSMLILPPLLKDSPANPFLTAYYPDCVGMSPSASPSNYSHGELRAEHRRVVQPQIPGLCSYFQPFYQPNECGKALCVRPDMMELDELYEFPEFSRDPTMYLALRNLILAAWHRNCKEVLTPQKCAPHVIVRGLVRVRCVQELDRVLHFMTRKGLINTGALLVKQPLLPEPYRLKKVLVIGAGASGLAAARQLQNFGMQVVVLEARERIGGRVWDDTSLGVTVGRGAQIVNGCVNNPIALMCEQLGIKMHKLGDRCDLIQEGGIATDPSIDKRMDFHFNAILDVVSEWRKDKSQNQDAPLGEKIQEVHKTFLQESGIQFSELEEKVLQFHLSNLEFACGSTLDQVSARSWDHNEFFAQFSGDHTLLTEGYSCLLHKLAEGLEIHLNTPVQSIDYSGDSVKVTSSNGAQWTAQKVLVTVPLALLQKNTIQFNPPLPERKLKAIHSLGAGIIEKIALQFPYRFWDSKIQGADYFGHVLPSPEGRGMFSVFYDMNPQGKQSVLMSVITGEALSAVRDLQDKEIVDLCMKVLRELFKEQEVPEPLRYFVTRWSKDTWSQMSYSFVRTGGSGEAYDIIAEDVQGKVFFAGEATNRHFPQTVTGAYLSGVREASKIAAM, from the exons ATGCTCTCTGACGCAG ATTATGGGGGGCCCTCATCTGCGAGTCGGCAGCGGGCAAAGAAGAGAGTTGCCTCAGCAGTAGATTCAGCCACAGACAGTGTGCGCTCCTCTAGGCAGGCCAGTGTCAGGGTGAAGCGAAGCAGCAGCACTCCTACGGGACAGGGGAAT acaaaaagaaagaccaCTGAtacagaagaggaagatgacCAATCGGAGAAGAAGTACAGGAAGTGTGAAAAGGCTGGTTGTCCAGCTACGTACCCTGTGTGTTTTGCCAGTGCCTCTGaaag GTGCGCAAAAAATGGCTACACTTCTCGATGGTACCATCTGTCGTGTGGAGAACACTTTTGCAATGAGTGTTTTGACCACTACTATAGAAG tCACAAAGATGGCTATGAGAAATACTCATCATGGAAGAGGGTATGGACAGGAAATGGAAAGAGTGAGCCCAGTCTGAAAGCTTTCATGGCTGACCAGCAGCTTCCATACTGG GTCCAGTGCACAAAGCCGGACTGCGGCAAATGGAGACAGCTAACGAAAGAGATCCAGCTCACTGCTGCACTGGCTACCACCTACCGCTGTGGCATGAAATTCAACAACGTCAAA agtGAAGGTCCAGACCAGTGTTCCCTGCCTGAGGACATG AGGGTGGCTGGGGTGATGGAGAGCTGGTGGCACTCTATGCTGATCCTGCCTCCTTTACTGAAGGACAGTCCTGCCAATCCATTTCTGACTGCCTACTACCCTGACTGTGTGGGCATGAGTCCCTCTGCTTCGCCTAGCAACTATTCCCATGGCGAACTGAGGGCGGAGCATCGCCGGGTCGTCCAGCCTCAAA TTCCAGGACTGTGCTCATACTTCCAGCCTTTCTATCAGCCCAACGAGTGCGGCAAAGCTCTGTGTGTCAGGCCAGATATGATGGAGCTGGATGAACTCTATGAGTTTCCAGAATTTTCCAGGGATCCCACCATGTACCTCGCTCTTCGCAACCTTATTTTAGCTGCCTGGCACAGGAACTGTAAG GAGGTCCTGACCCCTCAGAAGTGTGCCCCTCATGTGATTGTTCGTGGGCTGGTACGCGTGCGCTGTGTTCAGGAGCTGGACAGGGTGCTTCACTTCATGACCCGCAAGGGCCTAATCAATACAGGTGCTCTGCTAGTCAAACAGCCTCTGCTACCGGAGCCATACCGTCTC AAAAAGGTACTTGTGATTGGCGCAGGAGCGTCTGGGCTAGCCGCCGCGAGACAGCTGCAAAACTTTGGCATGCAG gtggtggtgttggaggcGAGAGAACGGATCGGCGGACGAGTCTGGGATGACACGTCATTGGGCGTCACTGTTGGACGTGGCGCTCAGATCGTTAACGGCTGCGTGAACAATCCCATCGCCCTGATGTGTgaacag TTAGGCATTAAGATGCACAAGCTGGGGGACCGGTGTGACCTGATTCAGGAGGGGGGCATAGCCACTGACCCCTCCATCGATAAACGAATGGACTTCCACTTTAACGCCATCCTGGACGTCGTGTCTGAATGGAGGAAAGACAAGTCTCAGAACCAGGATGCTCCGTTAGGGG AGAAAATCCAGGAAGTGCATAAAACATTCCTGCAGGAGTCTGGGATCCAGTTCAGTGAGTTGGAGGAGAAAGTTCTTCAGTTTCACCTCAGTAATCTGGAATTCGCCTGTGGAAGCACTCTAGATCAG GTATCTGCACGTTCTTGGGACCATAATGAGTTCTTTGCGCAGTTCTCAGGAGACCACACATTGCTAACAGAGGGCTACTCTTGTTTACTTCACAAACTGGCAGAGGGACTGGAAATTCACCTCAATACTCCG GTTCAGTCCATTGACTACTCTGGAGATTCAGTCAAAGTCACGTCTTCCAACGGCGCCCAATGGACAGCTCAAAAG GTGTTGGTGACCGTTCCATTAGCTTTGCTTCAGAAGAACACCATTCAGTTTAATCCTCCTCTCcctgagagaaaactgaaagcCATTCACAGTCTGGGGGCCGGTATCATTGAGAAG ATCGCGCTGCAGTTTCCTTACAGGTTCTGGGACAGCAAGATCCAAGGAGCAGACTATTTTGGTCACGTCCTTCCCAGTCCAGAGGGGAGAGGAATGTTTAGCGTCTTTTATGACATGAATCCTCAG GGCAAACAGAGCGTGCTGATGTCAGTCATCACTGGTGAGGCCTTGTCTGCAGTCAGGGATCTTCAGGACAAAGAGATTGTGGATCTCTGTATGAAAGTCCTACGGGAACTCTTCAAGGAGCAG gAGGTTCCGGAACCACTGAGGTACTTTGTGACCCGCTGGAGTAAAGACACGTGGTCGCAGATGTCATACAGTTTTGTGAGGACTGGAGGCAGTGGAGAAGCCTATGACATCATCGCAGAGGATGTGCAAGGGAAAGTGTTCTTTGCTGGAGAG GCCACCAACCGACATTTTCCACAAACGGTGACAGGAGCGTATCTGAGCGGAGTTCGGGAAGCCAGCAAGATTGCGGCCATGTAG